The Nocardia sp. NBC_01503 sequence ATCGGATGGACTACCGGCCCCTGGAGGGGTTCGTGTACGCCATCACCCCCTTCAACTTCACCGCCATCGCCGGGAATCTGCCCACCGCACCGGCGTTGATGGGCAATACCGTGGTGTGGAAACCCTCACCGACACAGACGCTTTCGGCGTACTACACGATGAAATTGCTGGAGGCGGCCGGTATGCCGCCGGGGGTGATCAATATGGTCACCGGCAATGGTGTGCGATTGTCCGAGGTGGCACTGGCTGATCCGCGCCTGGCGGGCATCCACTTCACCGGATCGACCAAGACGTTCCACTATCTGTGGCAACAGGTCGGGGCGAATATCGAACGGTATCAGGGGTATCCGCGCATAGTGGGCGAGACCGGCGGCAAGGATTTCATCGTCGCGCACTCCTCGGCCGATCCGGATTCCCTGCGCATAGCCATGATTCGCGGGGCCTACGAGTATCAAGGGCAGAAGTGTTCGGCGGCCTCGCGCGCCTACATCCCGAAATCGGTGTGGCGGCAGATGGGCGACGAGTTCCTGGCCCAGGTGGACGAGCTCACCTACGGCGATATCGCGGATCTGTCGAATTTCGGTGGGGCGGTGATCGATCGGCGGTCCTACGACAAGAACGCCGCCGCGATTTCCAGCGCCCGCGCCCGCGGTGTCTCGGTACCGGCCGGTGGCGTCTACGACGATGCCGAGGGCTTCTTCATCCGGCCCACGGTGCTGCTCAGCGACGACCCGGCTGACGAATCCTTCGCCACCGAGTACTTCGGGCCGATCCTGTCGGTGCACGTCTATGACGACAGCCGCCCGGACGCCTTCACCGATCTGCTCACCACCGTGGACGCCACCTCGCCCTACGGATTGACCGGAGCGATCTTCGCCCGCGATCGCCAGGCCGTCGAACAGGCCACCACCGCACTGCGATTCGCGGCCGGGAACTTCTATATCAATGACAAACCCACCGGCGCGGTGGTCGGTCAGCAGCCGTTCGGCGGGGCGCGTGCCTCGGGCACCGACGATAAGGCCGGGTCCTATCTCAACCTGTTGCGCTGGGTCGCGCCGCGCACGCTGAAGGAGACCTTCGTCCCGCCGACCGATTACCGCTACCCGCATATGGAGGCGCAATGAACCCGCTGCGACCGGCGATCCTCGCCGCGGCCGATTCGCCGCGGTTGAAGCGGGCGGTGACCAGGACGCCGATCACCGCCGCGGTGGTGCGGCGTTTCGTGGCGGGGGAGACCCGCGCCGAACTCGCACCGGTGGTGCGCGCGCTGCTGGACAGCGGGCGCATGGTCAGCGTCGACTTCCTGGGCGAGTACACCACCGATCCGGCCATGGCCGACGCCGCTGTGGCCGAATACATTTCGCTCATCGACGACCTGGCCGAACTGGATCGGGCGCCCGATACCGAGGTGCCGCCGGTGGAGGTCTCGGTCAAGCTCTCCGCGCTCGGACAATCCCTCGGCGCGGACGGGCCCGCCATTGCCGCGGAGAACCTGCACAAGCTCTGCGCCAAGGCGGTGGAGTCGCGGGTGTGGGTGACCGTCGACGCCGAGGATCACACCACGACCTTCGACACCCTGGCCGCGGTCGAACAGGCCCGCGCCGAATTCCCCTGGCTGGCGGTGGCCATGCAGACCTATCTGCGCACCGCCGAGGACAATTGCCGGGACGCGGCGGCCTCGGGCACCCGGGTGCGGCTCTGCAAGGGCGCGTATCAGGAGCCCGAGACGGTCGCCTACCGCAAACGCGCGGAGGTGGACGACTCCTATCTGCGCTGTCTGGATGTGCTCATGCGCGGGGCCTGGCATCCCATGATCGCCTCGCATGATCCGGCCATGGTGGAGGCGGCGCTGCGGCTCTCGGCCGAGCATCGCCGCAGTCCCGGGGATTTCGAATTCCAGATGCTCTACGGGATTCGCGATGCCGAACAGCGGCGGCTGGTGGAGGACGGGCATGCCCTGCGGGTCTACATCCCCTACGGCACCCAGTGGTACGGGTACCTCATGCGGCGTCTCGCCGAACGCCCCGCCAATCTGGGATTCTTCCTGCGCGCACTCACCGAGCGCGGGTGAGCCCGAAAGCCTTTCGGGCTCAGACCAGCGGACGGCCGAAGCGACGGCGCAAGCGCATATCCGTGAGATAGAAGTTGTACGGGAAGAGACGGATGACGGTGGGCATGCGGGTCCAGACGGCGGAGAGCAGGCGCAGAAAACCGGCGAAGAAGCGCTCGTCGCGCGCGGACCAGGTCATGCCCATCTCCTCCCGCAGATGCTGCGGGAGAAGGGCCGTGACGATGAACCGGTGCACGCCGCCGAACAGGAATTGCAGGGGATAGGGCAGCATCTTCAGGTCGGTGAGCGCGTTGAAGTACGCGCGCGTCGGCTCGTCGATGTGCTTGGTGGCCAGCGTCTGCTCCCAGTACGCGTAGAACGCGTCGCGGGTGGGCGGCCACATCTCCGCACGCATCTGCAAGGTAGTGCCCAGCCGGGCGCTGTAGCGGTAGAAGTCCTCTGCCACTTCGGGATTCATCGGCCCGCGCATGCGGTGGTAGAGGTCGTCCATACCCCAGTAGAGGCAGGATGCCACCCACAGCTGCAGTTTGGGGTCGAAGGCGTTGTACTTGACCGGGCTGGTCGGCTTGGTGCGGATCGAGCGATGTGAGGTATTGACGGCCTCGCGGTAGGCGATGCGATCGTCCTCATCGCCCATCATGGCGACGGCGATATAGGTGAGTGTGGTGCGCAGCCGCTTGAGCGGATGCACCATGACGCTGCCGCTGCGGACATCGCTCTCCATCACGCCGTAGCCGACGGGTTTGAGCGAGAGCTGCATGATCACATTGGCGACACCGCCGAGGAAGGCGGCCGGACCGTCGATATATTCGCGAATCTGCTGCGGCGTGAGCTCGCGGGGCAGGTCTTCGG is a genomic window containing:
- the pruA gene encoding L-glutamate gamma-semialdehyde dehydrogenase; the protein is MDAVTVVPAPANEPVHTYAPGSRERALLTGRLAEISAGSVDIPLVIGGKHQPGTGERTDIVMPHRHRQVLGSYTDTTHEEASAAVEAATAAAPAWRSLPFEERAAVLLRAADLLAGPWRETIAAATMLGQSKSVQQAEIDAPCELVDFWRFNVAFARQILAEQPESSAGVWNRMDYRPLEGFVYAITPFNFTAIAGNLPTAPALMGNTVVWKPSPTQTLSAYYTMKLLEAAGMPPGVINMVTGNGVRLSEVALADPRLAGIHFTGSTKTFHYLWQQVGANIERYQGYPRIVGETGGKDFIVAHSSADPDSLRIAMIRGAYEYQGQKCSAASRAYIPKSVWRQMGDEFLAQVDELTYGDIADLSNFGGAVIDRRSYDKNAAAISSARARGVSVPAGGVYDDAEGFFIRPTVLLSDDPADESFATEYFGPILSVHVYDDSRPDAFTDLLTTVDATSPYGLTGAIFARDRQAVEQATTALRFAAGNFYINDKPTGAVVGQQPFGGARASGTDDKAGSYLNLLRWVAPRTLKETFVPPTDYRYPHMEAQ
- a CDS encoding proline dehydrogenase family protein, producing the protein MNPLRPAILAAADSPRLKRAVTRTPITAAVVRRFVAGETRAELAPVVRALLDSGRMVSVDFLGEYTTDPAMADAAVAEYISLIDDLAELDRAPDTEVPPVEVSVKLSALGQSLGADGPAIAAENLHKLCAKAVESRVWVTVDAEDHTTTFDTLAAVEQARAEFPWLAVAMQTYLRTAEDNCRDAAASGTRVRLCKGAYQEPETVAYRKRAEVDDSYLRCLDVLMRGAWHPMIASHDPAMVEAALRLSAEHRRSPGDFEFQMLYGIRDAEQRRLVEDGHALRVYIPYGTQWYGYLMRRLAERPANLGFFLRALTERG
- a CDS encoding oxygenase MpaB family protein, which produces MTAPLRKSDEYPEDLPRELTPQQIREYIDGPAAFLGGVANVIMQLSLKPVGYGVMESDVRSGSVMVHPLKRLRTTLTYIAVAMMGDEDDRIAYREAVNTSHRSIRTKPTSPVKYNAFDPKLQLWVASCLYWGMDDLYHRMRGPMNPEVAEDFYRYSARLGTTLQMRAEMWPPTRDAFYAYWEQTLATKHIDEPTRAYFNALTDLKMLPYPLQFLFGGVHRFIVTALLPQHLREEMGMTWSARDERFFAGFLRLLSAVWTRMPTVIRLFPYNFYLTDMRLRRRFGRPLV